One Myripristis murdjan chromosome 18, fMyrMur1.1, whole genome shotgun sequence DNA window includes the following coding sequences:
- the LOC115376983 gene encoding trace amine-associated receptor 13c-like, with protein MDPHAKVLLLHVVLYSVSALTMALNLLVIISISHYRQLHTPTNLLLLSLAVSDFLMGLLMPGDIGLVGGCWYLSNFMCCLYYFVGYTLVSTSVGHMVLISVDRYVAICDPLRCPTRVTLRRVKLCVCLCWLCAASFNFLLLKDHLRQPGLYISCRGECVLIIDHIAGVVDMVSTLVCPITVIVVLYMRVFVVAVSQARAMRSHIMSVTLQRSGTVTAKKSELKAARTLGVVVAVFLICFIPYYCPSLAGQDTLNTAFSVPFGIWLLYCNSCLNPLIYALFYPWFRKAVKLVVTLQILKPNSCKTNVLQRHKNGNMH; from the exons ATGGATCCTCACGCTAAGGTCCTGCTGCTCCACGTCGTGCTATACTCCGTCTCTGCGCTCACCATGGCTCTCAACCTGCTGGTGATCATCTCCATTTCCCACTACAG GCAGCTCCACACGCCGACTaacctgctcctcctctctctggccGTCTCAGACTTCCTCATGGGCCTCCTGATGCCGGGTGACATTGGCCTTGTTGGAGGCTGCTGGTATCTGAGCAACTTCATGTGctgtttgtattattttgttggCTATACCCTCGTCTCCACGTCTGTAGGACACATGGTTCTCATATCAGTTGACCGTTATGTAGCGATTTGTGACCCTCTGCGTTGCCCCACCAGAGTGACTCTGAGGAGAGTGAaactctgtgtttgtctgtgctggCTCTGTGCTGCCTCCTTCAACTTTCTGCTTCTGAAAGACCATCTGAGGCAGCCAGGCCTGTACATATCCTGCAGAGGAGAGTGCGTGCTCATCATCGATCACATCGCAGGAGTTGTCGACATGGTCTCAACCTTAGTTTGTCCCATCACTGTGATCGTAGTTCTGTATATGAgagtgtttgtggtggctgtgtctcaggctcGTGCCATGAGATCCCACATtatgtctgtcactctgcagcGTTCAGGGACTGTCACCGCTAAGAAATCTGAGCTGAAAGCAGCCAGGACTCTTGGTGTTGTCGTAGCTGTTTTTCTCATATGTTTCATTCCCTATTATTGCCCCTCTCTTGCAGGGCAGGACACCTTGAACACTGCTTTCTCTGTACCCTTTGGGATCTGGCTGTTGTATTGTAACTCCTGTCTAAACCCGCTGATCTATGCCCTTTTCTACCCCTGGTTCAGAAAAGCTGTCAAACTTGTTGTTACACTTCAGATCCTGAAGCCCAACTCCTGTAAGACCAACGTGCTGCAAAGACACAAGAATGGGAATATGCACTGA